The genomic segment ctttcaacctcctcttcttctttgacttcgacccacagtagctgaatttacaacggcgccccgcaggttgacggcgccggtggcggacgttgttaacccgggccacgaccgatccggtatggaattctttggatgaacgctcatatttgtttggcaaggttttaagccggatgcccttcctgacgcaaccctctgcatttatccgggcttgggaccggcctacagtttgcactgacttgtgtcacccatagggctgcattcacggtaggttgattgaagactctaaattgcccgcaggtgtgaatgtgagtgcgaatggttgtttgtttctatgtgccctgcgattggatggcaaccggttcagggtgtacccccatcacgcccgaagatagctgggataggctccagcacgcccgcgacccgtgtgaggagaagcggaacggaagatggatTGTCACTCTATTGGCAGGCCGCTGCGACCACACTCGGACTGGTCTTCCTTGATGCTGCTCGAGTGCCGACTAGGACAAGGAGAATCGGTCGCCTATCTTATGTACTACCTTCACTGCAAAGGCTccctttaaaatgtcaaattcaaGTGAAAATCATTGTGCAAAATCAGTCAATGGCCACGCACCACTGCATCTTAAAGAACTTGTCTTGGTTCTGTTCAAGATTTAGACGACTTTGTATGTGATAGATTTTTACACTCAGCAGCAGTGCTTGATGCTGCTGAGTTGCTGAAAGTTGATGGCGCTAAGATTCACCCGAGGGATTCGCAACCTGAATACGATCAATTCGAAAATATGAGCTCAAGATTTGTCCGTGTTTCAACAACACAACATCTCAGCATTGACATCGTTgtacaaaatgtgtgtaaatgctTAAGTGTCAATGGTTACTGGGGATTGCGAGTTACTTATTTGAAGAATTTGTTTCACCTCTATCGCCTCGTGCAGTCCCATCCAAACATCCTCAGTAGAGTCAGAGGCTGCCCGAATCAGTTCGAGAACGACGGCATATTCCAAAGCGCTGTGGACCGAGGCCAGATTCCCACCGAGAATGTTGCAGACGCTCTACAAGAAGAAACAACAACCCAATTAGAAAAATCAGAAAATATTCAATGTGGCAGACAAAAGACTAAAATACCGAAGACTTTCACTTTCTACAGATTGTGTACGTACAAACTTCGTTCACATCGATCCGTGATACTTAGATAATGAACAGACAAACAGGTTTCAAATCACTGGTTTCAAAGCAGGGACCTGGTTTAGCACTACAACTAAATAAATGTtgcaatgtaaatgttttgtataCCTCTGCATCTGCAAACTGCCTGCCTTTATCTTGGTAAATGAAACAGCGACAATCCAGCTGAGTCCAGCCTTTAGGACAGCAGTTTTCTGCAATACAATTGTTGTTTCAGGGAGAAAATGAGCTATGTTGATTAAATCCGGTATCAAATGCTGACAAAAtcacaaaattgttttgatttgatttgatttacttgattgttgtttttttaagtattgaGACACAGTGACCAACCTTTTTCTTTACTGGCTGGTTTAGACCACTGTCAAGAGGAAAAGTATTTTCGTTAAAATCAGACTGCTGAAAAGTGACACAAATGAAGTCAGCAACAGTAAATTGATATcgtataatataaatataatagtCATAGCAAGAGTAAATAGGCATTCCTTGAAGTCAGCAGCTGAGGTTTTGACTTACGGCTCCAGTCAAAAGTCCACCGATCCCGCAGAGAAGGAACAAGGAGCGAAGAGCAAATGCCATCTGCGCAACGACAGAACAACAATTTCAGAATTCCACTCGTATTTGAACGAAAAGCTTGAAAAAGTTGAGTTTGAGAAGGTGTGCAAGGGCGACCTTTGCAGTCGCGATGCTTCACGCTGAGGATGTCTGTGATCAAATGAGCAGCAATTCTTTTAAATTTGCTTGTTGCAGCTCTGGAATGTCGTCTAAGGCAATCATGTAATTTGTTAATTAAAAAACTACAGTGAACAATGAAGATGGATTGTTTCACTAAAAGGGTGGTGGACAATCAAATGTTCTCTTGGTGTCGTAATCAA from the Phycodurus eques isolate BA_2022a chromosome 1, UOR_Pequ_1.1, whole genome shotgun sequence genome contains:
- the LOC133412584 gene encoding galactose-specific lectin nattectin-like; protein product: MAFALRSLFLLCGIGGLLTGAWSKPASKEKENCCPKGWTQLDCRCFIYQDKGRQFADAESVCNILGGNLASVHSALEYAVVLELIRAASDSTEDVWMGLHEAIEDGAFFWTDGSEVDFTSFNSDDDAGDCIEIEFSDGLWDNDSCTDINRFVCVQDADHCDY